From a region of the Rouxiella sp. S1S-2 genome:
- a CDS encoding DUF1737 domain-containing protein → MTNNPPEGLPRYRILTGPDDASFCHRVSAALDLGYELYGNPAVTYDSDKKTVIAAQAIIWKSEKS, encoded by the coding sequence ATGACGAATAATCCCCCCGAAGGACTGCCAAGATACAGGATTTTGACTGGTCCGGATGACGCATCCTTCTGCCATCGTGTTTCTGCTGCACTCGATCTTGGATATGAGCTTTATGGAAATCCAGCAGTGACCTACGACTCTGATAAAAAAACCGTGATTGCTGCCCAAGCGATAATTTGGAAAAGTGAAAAGAGTTAG
- a CDS encoding ASCH domain-containing protein, which yields MINTMAILKQKYPDALVWQFGDTPEMANELSNLVIKGIKTAGCSSLTALKSEETPPTIGCYNIILNGEQKPVCVIRTIAMRLIRFCDVTEDIAKKEGEGDLSLQYWSTGHQEFFERAGTYTYDMELVVEEFELIDVL from the coding sequence ATGATAAACACAATGGCGATACTCAAGCAAAAATACCCTGATGCCCTTGTATGGCAGTTTGGAGATACCCCAGAAATGGCTAATGAATTATCAAATCTAGTTATTAAAGGAATAAAAACGGCAGGATGTAGCTCACTGACTGCTTTAAAATCAGAAGAAACACCGCCCACAATTGGCTGTTACAACATTATTTTAAACGGCGAACAAAAGCCGGTCTGTGTCATCAGAACGATCGCCATGAGGCTGATTCGTTTCTGCGATGTCACTGAAGACATCGCTAAAAAAGAAGGCGAAGGAGATCTCAGTCTTCAGTATTGGAGTACCGGCCACCAAGAGTTTTTCGAAAGAGCGGGGACTTATACCTACGATATGGAACTGGTTGTAGAAGAGTTTGAGCTGATCGACGTTCTCTGA
- a CDS encoding ABC transporter substrate-binding protein, producing the protein MQRCNTGFKRLPLALLITGLCLSPLMVNAANVPAGVELAQKQEVVRNNGSEPATLDLQKAESSVESNILGDLFVGLVSIDDNGKARPELAESWETKDNKTWIFHLRPGLRWSDGSPITAQDVVYSWRRLIDPKTVSPYESYLGTVHVVNADSIIAGKMPADQLGVKALDAQTVQVELTRPMSYFLQMIAHYSLFPVSQANVEKFGDKWTQPGNLVSSGPFKLNSWTVNERVTAVRNDKYWDNAHTVLTQMTYLPIASGAADINRYKAGEIDITLTIPEVQFASLKKELGSQVHTNPYLGVYYYAFNNQKPPFNDVRVRQALSLGLDRDIIANKVLGQGQTAAYTITPDNTGGYTFKPSAMAKQTQEQRNEEARKLLADAGFGPQHPLKFNLLYNTSESHQHIAIAASSMWKKNLGVTAVLQNQEWKTMLDTMHQGNYDVVRYAWIADYNEPSTFLNTFRTDNSENTPKFSNAEYDKVLDDALAATSKDQVEKDYQKAEDILSSQAPIVPLYHYVSAKLVKPFIGGFDNHDPQGRVYAKDLYVIKH; encoded by the coding sequence ATGCAAAGATGCAACACAGGATTTAAACGACTTCCTCTTGCACTATTGATTACAGGTCTTTGTTTATCTCCATTAATGGTTAACGCCGCCAACGTACCTGCTGGGGTCGAACTGGCGCAGAAACAGGAAGTTGTGCGTAATAATGGTTCTGAACCCGCAACGCTGGACCTGCAAAAGGCAGAGAGCAGCGTCGAAAGTAATATTCTCGGCGACCTGTTTGTCGGTTTAGTCAGTATTGATGACAACGGTAAAGCGCGCCCGGAACTGGCCGAAAGCTGGGAAACCAAAGATAACAAAACCTGGATATTCCATTTGCGTCCCGGACTGCGCTGGTCTGATGGCTCTCCAATTACTGCCCAGGACGTCGTTTACAGCTGGCGACGCCTAATCGACCCTAAAACAGTTTCTCCGTATGAAAGCTATCTTGGCACCGTGCACGTAGTGAATGCCGACAGCATCATTGCCGGGAAAATGCCAGCCGATCAGCTCGGCGTCAAGGCGCTGGATGCCCAGACCGTACAAGTTGAACTGACGCGACCGATGTCATATTTCCTGCAAATGATTGCCCATTATTCCTTGTTCCCGGTAAGCCAGGCCAACGTCGAGAAATTTGGCGATAAATGGACGCAGCCGGGCAATCTGGTCAGCAGCGGCCCTTTCAAATTGAACAGCTGGACGGTGAATGAACGCGTCACCGCCGTCAGAAACGATAAATACTGGGACAATGCCCACACCGTTCTCACACAGATGACCTATTTGCCTATTGCCTCCGGGGCTGCGGATATCAACCGCTACAAGGCCGGGGAAATCGATATTACCCTCACCATTCCTGAAGTGCAGTTTGCTTCGTTGAAAAAAGAGCTCGGCTCGCAGGTGCACACTAACCCTTATCTTGGGGTTTATTACTATGCGTTTAATAATCAGAAACCACCGTTCAACGACGTGCGCGTTCGACAAGCGCTTAGCCTCGGATTAGACCGCGATATTATTGCCAATAAGGTATTGGGCCAGGGTCAAACGGCGGCTTATACCATCACGCCTGACAATACCGGTGGCTATACGTTTAAACCGTCAGCGATGGCAAAACAAACGCAGGAACAGCGCAACGAAGAGGCCCGCAAGCTGCTGGCAGACGCTGGATTTGGTCCCCAGCACCCTCTAAAATTCAATCTGCTGTATAACACCAGCGAGTCCCACCAGCACATTGCCATCGCGGCCTCATCTATGTGGAAGAAAAATCTGGGCGTGACCGCAGTCCTGCAGAATCAGGAATGGAAAACCATGCTCGACACGATGCATCAGGGTAATTATGACGTGGTGCGTTATGCATGGATAGCCGACTACAATGAGCCTTCAACCTTCCTGAACACCTTCCGCACTGACAACAGCGAGAATACGCCTAAATTCAGTAATGCGGAGTACGATAAAGTTCTGGACGATGCGCTGGCGGCCACCAGCAAAGATCAGGTCGAAAAAGACTATCAGAAAGCTGAAGATATTCTGAGTTCTCAGGCGCCGATAGTGCCGCTTTATCACTACGTGAGTGCCAAACTGGTTAAACCTTTTATCGGCGGATTTGATAATCATGACCCGCAGGGCCGTGTTTATGCCAAAGATCTGTATGTGATTAAGCACTGA
- a CDS encoding YebW family protein — protein MFALVLTVCYLGGGCDDLVVDAFNTVTECRVAMRQQGLNQAGCYPIEEFIDGYWIPAHTHADF, from the coding sequence ATGTTCGCACTGGTTTTAACCGTATGTTATCTCGGCGGAGGCTGTGACGATTTAGTGGTAGACGCCTTTAACACCGTTACAGAATGTCGGGTCGCCATGCGCCAGCAGGGCCTGAATCAGGCAGGATGCTATCCGATTGAAGAGTTTATCGACGGCTATTGGATCCCGGCACATACTCATGCAGACTTCTAA
- a CDS encoding DUF2766 family protein, with protein MSQSLSKEQELESDLVACQLVIKQILDVIDIIAPTEVRDKMSHQLKNIDFSTHPAGADPVTRRAIEKAISLIELKFTKHDS; from the coding sequence ATGTCACAGAGCTTATCTAAAGAACAGGAACTTGAGTCAGATTTGGTTGCGTGCCAACTGGTAATTAAACAAATCCTGGATGTTATCGACATCATAGCGCCAACAGAAGTGCGTGATAAAATGTCACATCAGTTGAAAAACATCGATTTTAGTACGCATCCTGCGGGCGCCGATCCGGTAACTCGTCGTGCGATTGAAAAAGCAATTTCGTTGATCGAGCTTAAGTTTACCAAGCACGACAGCTAG
- a CDS encoding YobH family protein, which translates to MSVIKTIVVLAVIYAVFLFSGYGVTVGSSENAAGLGLKCHYLTARGIVDSQYIHSDSGIVGVANCPIFKQVGDVVDKS; encoded by the coding sequence ATGAGCGTGATTAAAACAATTGTTGTATTAGCGGTTATCTACGCGGTTTTCCTGTTTTCAGGCTACGGTGTGACCGTCGGCAGTAGCGAAAATGCTGCGGGTCTGGGCCTGAAATGCCACTATCTCACTGCGAGAGGGATCGTTGACTCCCAATATATTCACAGTGACAGTGGCATTGTTGGCGTTGCTAACTGCCCTATTTTCAAGCAAGTAGGTGACGTCGTAGACAAATCCTAG
- a CDS encoding PhoP/PhoQ regulator MgrB, which yields MITPKRSAIKLKKPLFSVRKVVAFVVFLLLCVGLYLLALNSYCDQGGSFDLGICSVTSFIPW from the coding sequence GTGATAACTCCTAAGAGATCTGCCATCAAACTGAAAAAACCCCTTTTTAGCGTCAGGAAAGTCGTTGCTTTCGTCGTTTTCCTGTTGCTGTGTGTAGGGCTTTATCTCCTTGCTCTGAATAGCTATTGCGATCAGGGAGGCAGCTTCGATCTTGGAATTTGCTCGGTCACATCATTTATCCCTTGGTAG
- a CDS encoding YebO family protein: protein MFSEVMGQSSLATVVLGLLSALLFLLVWFVVNRASVKANLQVQLLTEIAEQQRRQTELLEVLVKAQGNETPETVEDDSAFGLRGFIPER, encoded by the coding sequence ATGTTCAGTGAAGTCATGGGCCAATCAAGCCTGGCCACCGTTGTGTTGGGTCTGCTATCCGCACTGTTATTTTTACTGGTGTGGTTCGTGGTTAACCGTGCCAGCGTTAAGGCAAATTTGCAGGTCCAGTTGTTGACTGAAATCGCTGAGCAGCAGCGCCGTCAAACTGAACTATTGGAAGTATTAGTCAAGGCGCAGGGCAATGAGACGCCTGAAACCGTTGAAGATGACTCGGCCTTTGGATTGAGGGGCTTTATCCCCGAAAGATAA
- a CDS encoding phage protein NinX family protein has translation MIKWSEEHDNELNHNVALLTGEEPDKWYPYGGVKGKDYCNNPSDAWPIICANKISINFNELPENKDWSAQISSSEGQWQASCTRPLRAAMICFLLSKTCA, from the coding sequence ATGATTAAATGGTCTGAAGAACACGATAACGAACTGAATCACAACGTTGCTTTGCTGACAGGTGAAGAGCCTGATAAATGGTATCCCTACGGCGGCGTGAAAGGAAAAGACTACTGCAACAACCCCTCTGATGCGTGGCCGATTATATGCGCCAATAAAATCAGCATAAATTTCAATGAATTGCCAGAAAATAAAGACTGGTCTGCTCAAATTTCCAGTTCGGAAGGTCAATGGCAGGCAAGCTGTACGCGACCTTTGCGCGCGGCAATGATTTGTTTCTTGTTAAGTAAGACTTGCGCGTAA
- a CDS encoding DUF4060 family protein: MKRIIKGDKTLSHLVVAHAAIDSHEKAYGKRRQGWPSTYLIKYKDARVAVEVVTRRQSYVATLMIGARNLTKLCGMAA; this comes from the coding sequence ATGAAGCGCATCATTAAAGGTGATAAAACTCTCTCTCATCTGGTCGTGGCTCACGCAGCCATCGACAGTCATGAAAAAGCCTATGGCAAAAGACGCCAGGGCTGGCCCTCAACTTACCTGATCAAATACAAAGACGCCCGTGTTGCCGTGGAAGTGGTAACGCGTCGGCAGTCCTACGTTGCGACTTTAATGATTGGAGCCCGAAACCTTACCAAGCTTTGTGGGATGGCAGCCTGA
- a CDS encoding MBL fold metallo-hydrolase, producing MAEKNPYYDPAKPHHTPQGFTNPEPDVRQSGDFKRWRKERKEQGVPRPPHSGYEQFINEWCQTPDFSGTEDRLWFLGHACLLLRVAGRYVLTDPVLSERASPLSFYGPRRKTPAAVSVADLPVIDYVMISHNHYDHLDRSTIRKLVKRFPQAIFLVPLGMKPWLERQGAHFIEELDWWDALIMDGVSFHAVPARHWSMRTPWDRNRSLWCGWVVKHHELSFYFSGDSAYSEQFSQIGQRLGPFDIAAIPIGAYAPRWFMQSHHMDPQQAVEVFKETRCHRAIPIHWGVFELADESLDEPPKELVSAIEQGGLSAENFSPLKIGQHISL from the coding sequence ATGGCTGAAAAAAATCCCTACTATGACCCGGCGAAGCCGCACCATACTCCCCAAGGGTTCACAAATCCCGAACCCGATGTGCGTCAGTCAGGCGACTTTAAGCGTTGGCGTAAAGAGCGTAAGGAGCAAGGTGTTCCTCGGCCTCCGCACAGCGGCTATGAGCAGTTTATAAACGAATGGTGTCAGACGCCGGATTTCAGTGGTACGGAAGACCGACTGTGGTTCTTGGGGCATGCGTGCCTGCTGCTGCGTGTGGCTGGACGCTATGTTCTGACCGATCCCGTGCTTTCTGAGCGCGCTTCTCCACTGAGTTTCTATGGCCCGCGTCGTAAAACGCCTGCAGCAGTGAGCGTGGCGGACCTGCCCGTAATAGATTATGTGATGATTTCACACAATCACTACGATCATCTTGATAGATCAACCATTCGTAAATTGGTTAAACGCTTTCCACAGGCCATTTTCCTGGTTCCCTTGGGGATGAAACCCTGGCTTGAACGTCAGGGTGCCCATTTCATCGAAGAACTGGATTGGTGGGATGCGCTTATTATGGACGGTGTGAGTTTTCATGCGGTACCCGCGCGCCACTGGAGTATGCGTACGCCCTGGGATAGAAATCGCTCATTGTGGTGTGGCTGGGTCGTTAAGCATCATGAATTGAGCTTCTACTTTTCAGGCGACAGTGCTTACAGCGAACAGTTTTCTCAAATCGGACAGCGGCTTGGCCCCTTTGATATTGCAGCGATTCCCATCGGGGCCTATGCACCAAGATGGTTCATGCAGTCTCATCATATGGATCCTCAACAGGCGGTAGAGGTGTTTAAAGAGACCCGATGTCATCGCGCTATTCCCATTCATTGGGGGGTATTCGAATTGGCTGATGAATCGTTGGACGAACCGCCAAAAGAATTAGTCAGTGCGATTGAGCAGGGCGGATTGAGTGCAGAAAACTTCTCTCCGTTAAAAATAGGGCAACATATTTCGTTATGA